The Streptomyces sp. NBC_01353 genome contains a region encoding:
- the purQ gene encoding phosphoribosylformylglycinamidine synthase subunit PurQ: MTARIGVVTFPGTLDDQDALRAARLAGAEPVSLWHRDKDLKQVDAVVLAGGFSYGDYLRAGAISRFSPVMETIIEQAKAGMPVLGICNGFQILTEAHLLPGAMLRNNHLHFICRDQKLRVENADTAWTVDYEQGQEIQVPLKNMDGRYVADERVLDELEAEGRVAFRYLDMNPNGSLRDIAGITNAAGNVVGLMPHPEHAVEPLIGTGRTDGLGFFTSILKKLVNA; encoded by the coding sequence GTGACCGCACGCATCGGGGTCGTCACGTTCCCCGGAACGCTCGACGACCAGGACGCGCTGCGCGCGGCCCGCCTCGCGGGCGCCGAGCCCGTTTCGCTCTGGCACCGCGACAAGGACCTCAAGCAGGTCGACGCCGTGGTCCTGGCCGGCGGCTTCTCCTACGGCGACTATCTGCGGGCCGGAGCCATCTCCCGCTTCTCGCCGGTGATGGAGACGATCATCGAGCAGGCGAAGGCGGGCATGCCCGTCCTCGGCATCTGCAACGGCTTCCAGATCCTCACCGAGGCCCATCTGCTGCCGGGCGCGATGCTGCGCAACAACCACCTGCACTTCATCTGCCGCGACCAGAAGCTGCGGGTGGAGAACGCGGACACCGCGTGGACCGTGGACTACGAGCAGGGCCAGGAGATCCAGGTCCCGCTCAAGAACATGGACGGCCGGTACGTCGCCGACGAGCGGGTGCTCGACGAGCTGGAGGCCGAGGGGCGGGTGGCCTTCCGCTACCTGGACATGAACCCCAACGGCTCGCTCCGTGACATCGCGGGCATCACCAACGCCGCGGGCAACGTGGTCGGCCTCATGCCGCACCCCGAGCACGCCGTCGAGCCGCTGATCGGTACGGGCCGTACCGACGGCCTCGGTTTCTTCACCTCGATCCTCAAGAAGCTGGTCAACGCCTGA
- a CDS encoding Lsr2 family protein — MAQRVVVTLFDDIDGGEAAETVAFGLDGKTYEIDLNPANAKKLRKALAPYLAAGRKLTGKAAAARAGGSAASVASYKHTALAPAPAAVRAWAQSNKMDVPARGRIPKRVYEAFREAS; from the coding sequence GTGGCTCAGCGAGTAGTGGTCACTCTCTTCGACGACATCGACGGCGGAGAAGCGGCGGAAACGGTTGCGTTCGGCCTCGACGGGAAGACGTACGAGATCGACCTGAATCCCGCCAATGCAAAGAAACTGCGCAAGGCGCTGGCGCCCTACCTCGCGGCAGGCCGGAAGCTGACCGGCAAGGCCGCCGCCGCCAGGGCCGGCGGCTCGGCCGCGTCCGTGGCTTCGTACAAGCACACCGCCCTGGCCCCCGCCCCGGCCGCGGTCCGCGCCTGGGCCCAGTCCAACAAGATGGACGTGCCCGCCCGCGGACGCATCCCGAAGCGGGTCTACGAAGCCTTCCGCGAAGCCAGTTGA
- a CDS encoding histidine kinase: MSRLTGWWSGRSTAAKVELYTRWSFHFFTVIEIGAIGLVPFSRAGDNPVGAPLAVALSLLVCAHAVLTAVLSSRALDWALDRRDRPVRLATALIALTAAGSLIVIALRATGVLADISVAAAVVTGLVTFTLGGLVLCVRRPRRMVYVAPAAALATGAAVAAMGIDPAEAFGYAVGILLGGGGLVAACGFSGWLMKMVWELERSRDLKARLAVAEERLRFGRDLHDVMGRNLSVIALKSELAVQLARRERPEAVDQMIEVQRIAQESQREVRDVVRGYREADLRVELEGARGVLGAAGIDCAIDPVTVELSGTVQSVLGWVVRETTTNVLRHGDAKRCAISLKEKDGSVLLTVRNDGVREGAAMGHGSGLAGLRERLAAVDGTLEAGPDDGGTFRVAALVPVPRSGAAA, from the coding sequence GTGTCCAGGTTGACGGGGTGGTGGAGCGGCCGCAGCACTGCGGCCAAGGTCGAGCTGTACACACGGTGGTCCTTCCACTTCTTCACGGTGATCGAGATCGGCGCCATCGGTCTGGTGCCGTTCTCGCGCGCCGGGGACAACCCGGTCGGCGCCCCTCTCGCCGTGGCGCTGTCGCTGCTGGTCTGCGCGCACGCCGTGCTGACCGCCGTGCTCTCCTCGCGCGCCCTGGACTGGGCCCTGGACCGGCGCGATCGGCCGGTCCGCCTCGCGACCGCGCTGATCGCCCTGACGGCGGCCGGTTCGCTGATCGTGATCGCACTGCGGGCCACGGGGGTGCTCGCGGACATCTCGGTCGCGGCCGCCGTCGTCACCGGCCTGGTCACGTTCACCCTGGGCGGCCTCGTGCTGTGCGTGCGACGACCCCGGCGCATGGTCTACGTGGCCCCGGCCGCCGCGCTCGCGACCGGCGCCGCCGTCGCGGCCATGGGGATCGACCCCGCAGAGGCGTTCGGCTACGCGGTCGGGATCCTCTTGGGCGGTGGCGGACTCGTCGCCGCCTGCGGGTTCTCCGGCTGGCTAATGAAGATGGTCTGGGAGCTGGAGCGCTCCCGTGATCTGAAGGCCAGGCTCGCCGTCGCCGAGGAACGGCTCCGCTTCGGCCGCGACCTCCACGACGTCATGGGCCGCAACCTGTCGGTCATCGCGCTCAAGAGCGAACTCGCCGTCCAGCTCGCCCGGCGCGAACGCCCCGAGGCCGTCGACCAGATGATCGAGGTGCAGCGGATCGCGCAGGAGTCCCAGCGGGAGGTACGGGATGTCGTGCGCGGCTACCGCGAGGCGGACCTGCGCGTCGAACTGGAGGGCGCGCGCGGGGTGCTCGGCGCCGCGGGCATCGACTGCGCGATCGACCCGGTGACGGTCGAACTGTCCGGCACCGTCCAGTCGGTGCTCGGCTGGGTCGTCCGGGAGACCACGACGAACGTACTGCGGCACGGCGACGCGAAGCGATGTGCCATCTCGCTGAAGGAGAAGGACGGTTCGGTGCTGCTGACGGTACGGAACGACGGCGTACGGGAAGGTGCGGCGATGGGACACGGCTCCGGCCTGGCCGGGCTGCGGGAACGGCTCGCGGCGGTGGACGGGACCCTGGAGGCGGGACCGGACGACGGAGGTACGTTCCGAGTGGCGGCCCTGGTGCCCGTACCGCGGTCGGGGGCGGCCGCGTGA
- the purS gene encoding phosphoribosylformylglycinamidine synthase subunit PurS: MARVVVDVMLKPEILDPQGQAVQRALPRLGFAGIADVRQGKRFELEVEGPVDDAALARIHEMAETFLANTVIEDFVVKVES, encoded by the coding sequence GTGGCACGCGTCGTAGTCGACGTCATGCTCAAGCCGGAGATCCTCGACCCCCAGGGGCAGGCGGTGCAGCGTGCACTGCCTCGCCTGGGATTCGCCGGAATCGCCGACGTCCGCCAGGGGAAGCGCTTCGAGTTGGAGGTGGAGGGACCGGTCGACGACGCCGCCCTCGCCCGCATCCACGAGATGGCCGAAACCTTCCTTGCAAACACCGTGATCGAAGACTTCGTCGTGAAGGTCGAGTCGTGA
- a CDS encoding DNA polymerase III subunit gamma and tau, with product MSSLALYRRYRPESFAEVIGQEHVTDPLQQALRNNRVNHAYLFSGPRGCGKTTSARILARCLNCEQGPTPTPCGECQSCRDLARNGPGSIDVIEIDAASHGGVDDARDLREKAFFGPASSRYKIYIIDEAHMVTSAGFNALLKVVEEPPEHLKFIFATTEPEKVIGTIRSRTHHYPFRLVPPGTLRDYLGEVCGREGIPVADGVLPLVVRSGAGSVRDSMSVMDQLLAGAADDGVTYAMATSLLGYTDGSLLDSVVDAFAAGDGAAAFEVVDRVIEGGNDPRRFVADLLERLRDLVILAAVPDAAEKGLIDAPVDVVERMQAQASVFGAAELSRAADLVNTGLTEMRGATSPRLQLELICARVLLPAAFDDERSLQARIDRLERGAAAGPAPVFTTGAPAPAMGYVPGPEAHAPIAPPTPAPQAPAPASVQQPAPALPAPGQQPAPAAEAPRPGAWPGAATPGAPATPATPAPGAWPGASAPAPQAPAPVPQAAAPAPGPVPSGDMAQGAAQVRNMWQPILDAVKNRRRFTWILLSQNAQVAGFDGTTLQLGFLNAGARDNFASSGSEDVLRQVLAEQFNVQWKIEAIIDPSGGANPPPAAANFGGGRPAQAPQQQWSSPQQPQQTQQNAQSHQPPQAPPAPPVQQASAPTPVAQNQPQAAPPVHHAPPPVAPEDDVPEEDDPDLVDSALSGHELIVRELGATVVEEYTNE from the coding sequence GTGTCGTCTCTCGCGCTGTACCGCCGCTATCGTCCCGAGTCCTTCGCCGAGGTCATCGGGCAGGAGCATGTCACCGACCCGTTGCAGCAGGCCCTGCGGAACAACCGGGTCAATCACGCGTACCTGTTCAGCGGGCCCCGCGGATGCGGAAAGACGACCAGTGCGCGCATCCTGGCGCGCTGTCTGAACTGTGAGCAGGGTCCCACTCCCACCCCCTGCGGGGAGTGCCAGTCCTGCCGCGACCTGGCGCGGAACGGGCCGGGGTCGATCGACGTCATCGAGATCGACGCCGCCTCCCACGGTGGTGTGGACGACGCCCGTGACCTGCGGGAAAAGGCGTTCTTCGGGCCCGCTTCCAGCCGCTACAAGATCTACATCATCGACGAGGCGCACATGGTCACCTCGGCGGGCTTCAACGCCCTGCTGAAGGTGGTCGAGGAGCCGCCGGAGCATCTCAAGTTCATCTTCGCCACCACTGAGCCGGAGAAGGTCATCGGGACGATCCGGTCCCGGACGCACCACTATCCGTTCCGGCTCGTGCCCCCCGGCACCCTGCGGGACTACCTGGGCGAGGTCTGCGGCCGCGAGGGCATCCCGGTCGCGGACGGCGTGCTGCCGCTCGTCGTGCGCTCCGGTGCCGGGTCCGTGCGTGACTCGATGTCCGTCATGGACCAGCTGCTGGCCGGAGCTGCCGACGACGGTGTGACATACGCCATGGCGACGTCTCTTCTGGGGTACACGGACGGGTCCCTGCTCGACTCGGTGGTGGACGCCTTCGCCGCCGGCGACGGCGCGGCCGCGTTCGAGGTCGTGGACCGGGTCATCGAGGGGGGCAACGACCCCCGGCGCTTCGTCGCCGACCTCCTGGAGCGGCTGCGGGACCTGGTGATCCTCGCCGCCGTGCCGGACGCCGCCGAGAAGGGGCTCATCGATGCCCCCGTGGACGTCGTGGAGCGTATGCAGGCGCAGGCGTCCGTGTTCGGCGCCGCCGAGCTCAGCCGGGCGGCCGACCTCGTCAACACCGGGCTGACCGAGATGCGCGGGGCCACCTCGCCGCGGCTCCAGCTCGAGCTGATCTGCGCGCGCGTGCTGCTGCCTGCGGCCTTCGACGACGAGCGGTCGCTCCAGGCCCGGATCGACCGCCTCGAGCGCGGCGCCGCAGCCGGCCCGGCGCCCGTGTTCACCACCGGTGCGCCCGCACCCGCCATGGGGTACGTCCCCGGCCCCGAGGCCCATGCGCCGATCGCGCCGCCCACCCCGGCCCCGCAGGCCCCCGCGCCCGCCTCCGTGCAGCAGCCCGCCCCCGCGCTGCCCGCCCCCGGGCAGCAGCCCGCACCCGCCGCCGAAGCTCCCCGCCCCGGCGCCTGGCCCGGCGCCGCGACCCCCGGTGCCCCCGCCACCCCCGCCACGCCGGCCCCCGGCGCCTGGCCGGGCGCCTCCGCACCCGCGCCCCAGGCCCCCGCGCCCGTGCCGCAGGCCGCCGCCCCGGCACCCGGTCCGGTTCCCTCCGGTGACATGGCCCAGGGCGCCGCCCAGGTGCGGAACATGTGGCAGCCGATCCTCGACGCCGTGAAGAACCGGCGCCGCTTCACCTGGATCCTGCTCAGCCAGAACGCCCAGGTCGCCGGGTTCGACGGCACCACCCTCCAGCTCGGCTTCCTCAATGCCGGCGCCCGCGACAATTTCGCGAGCAGCGGCAGCGAGGACGTGCTGCGGCAGGTACTGGCCGAGCAGTTCAACGTGCAGTGGAAGATCGAGGCGATCATCGACCCCTCGGGCGGCGCCAACCCGCCTCCCGCCGCGGCCAACTTCGGTGGCGGACGCCCGGCTCAGGCCCCGCAGCAGCAGTGGTCTTCCCCACAGCAGCCCCAGCAGACGCAGCAGAACGCGCAGAGCCACCAGCCCCCGCAGGCGCCCCCCGCCCCGCCGGTCCAGCAGGCGTCCGCTCCCACCCCCGTAGCCCAGAACCAGCCCCAGGCCGCGCCGCCCGTCCACCATGCGCCGCCGCCCGTCGCGCCCGAGGACGACGTGCCCGAGGAGGACGACCCCGACCTCGTCGACTCCGCCCTCTCCGGCCACGAGCTGATCGTGCGCGAGCTCGGAGCGACGGTTGTGGAGGAATACACGAACGAGTAG
- a CDS encoding ABC transporter permease: protein MNATARRMTSLGRAELTLLGRNKNNLFIALLMPLLMIFVLRSSLTQMTTDELPMGMAGATLIGGTGMVLVLVVYMGLVSALVARREELVLKRLRTGEASDLEILAGAALPSAAIALAQCAVLTVGGALALDVPAPRRPELLVLGLLAAILLLAGLAAATTAITRNVESAGLTTLPFFLVSAVGSGLMIPSDVLPDLVADICRLLPLSGVMELVRAGWLGVGDTKDLLTAVLSTLAWGVITVFAVRRWFRWEPRR from the coding sequence ATGAACGCGACCGCACGCCGGATGACCTCGCTGGGGCGGGCCGAACTCACCCTCCTCGGGCGGAACAAGAACAACCTCTTCATCGCCCTCCTGATGCCGCTGCTGATGATCTTCGTGCTGCGGTCCTCGCTCACGCAGATGACCACCGACGAACTGCCCATGGGCATGGCGGGCGCCACCCTCATCGGCGGGACCGGGATGGTCCTCGTCCTCGTCGTCTACATGGGCCTCGTGTCCGCCCTCGTGGCCCGGCGCGAGGAGCTGGTCCTGAAGCGGCTGCGCACGGGCGAGGCGAGCGACCTGGAGATCCTCGCCGGCGCCGCGCTCCCCTCCGCCGCCATCGCGCTCGCCCAGTGCGCCGTGCTGACCGTCGGCGGCGCCCTCGCCCTCGACGTACCCGCGCCGCGACGGCCGGAGCTCCTCGTGCTCGGACTGCTCGCCGCGATCCTCCTGCTCGCCGGACTCGCCGCCGCGACCACTGCCATCACCCGCAACGTGGAGAGCGCGGGCCTCACCACCCTGCCGTTCTTCCTCGTCTCCGCCGTGGGCTCGGGGCTGATGATCCCCAGCGACGTGCTCCCGGATCTCGTCGCCGACATCTGCCGACTGCTGCCGCTCAGCGGCGTCATGGAGCTCGTCCGCGCCGGCTGGCTCGGCGTCGGCGACACCAAGGACCTGCTGACCGCCGTCCTCAGCACATTGGCCTGGGGCGTGATCACCGTGTTTGCTGTCCGACGGTGGTTCCGCTGGGAACCGCGTCGCTAG
- a CDS encoding phosphoribosylaminoimidazolesuccinocarboxamide synthase, which produces MSGFVEKPEPVQVPGLTHLHTGKVRELYQNEAGDLVMVASDRLSAFDWVLPTEIPDKGRVLTKLSLWWFDRLADLVPNHVISTDLPAGAPADWAGRTLICKSLKMVPVECVARGYLTGSGLVEYNESRTVCGLALPEGLSNGSELPAPIFTPATKAAVGDHDENVSYEEVARQVGAETAAVLRQTTLAVYGRARDIARERGIILADTKFEFGFDGDALIIADEVLTPDSSRFWPAATWEPGRAQPSYDKQFVRDWLTSPASGWDRTSEQPPPALPQEIVEATRAKYIEAYEQLTGNSWG; this is translated from the coding sequence GTGTCCGGATTCGTAGAAAAGCCCGAGCCTGTTCAGGTCCCGGGCCTGACCCACCTCCACACGGGCAAGGTGCGCGAGCTCTACCAGAACGAGGCGGGCGACCTCGTGATGGTGGCCAGCGACCGCCTGTCCGCGTTCGACTGGGTGCTGCCGACCGAGATCCCCGACAAGGGTCGGGTTCTCACCAAGCTCTCCCTGTGGTGGTTCGACCGCCTCGCCGATCTGGTCCCCAACCACGTCATCTCCACCGACCTGCCGGCCGGCGCCCCCGCCGACTGGGCCGGCCGGACCCTCATCTGCAAGTCGCTGAAGATGGTGCCGGTCGAGTGCGTGGCCCGCGGCTATCTGACCGGCTCCGGCCTGGTCGAGTACAACGAGTCCCGTACGGTCTGCGGGCTCGCGCTCCCGGAGGGCCTGAGCAACGGCTCCGAGCTGCCCGCGCCGATCTTCACGCCCGCCACCAAGGCCGCGGTCGGCGACCACGACGAGAACGTGAGCTACGAGGAGGTCGCCCGCCAGGTCGGTGCGGAGACCGCCGCCGTGCTGCGCCAGACGACCCTCGCGGTCTACGGCCGGGCCCGGGACATCGCCCGCGAGCGCGGGATCATCCTCGCCGACACCAAGTTCGAGTTCGGTTTCGACGGCGACGCCCTGATCATCGCCGACGAGGTCCTGACCCCGGACTCCTCCCGCTTCTGGCCGGCCGCGACCTGGGAGCCGGGCCGCGCGCAGCCCTCGTACGACAAGCAGTTCGTGCGTGACTGGCTGACCTCGCCGGCGTCCGGCTGGGACCGCACGAGCGAGCAGCCGCCGCCGGCCCTCCCGCAGGAGATCGTGGAGGCGACCCGCGCCAAGTACATCGAGGCGTACGAGCAGCTGACCGGCAACAGCTGGGGGTAG
- a CDS encoding ABC transporter ATP-binding protein, translated as MTNVIEADVLRRTYSGGFEAVNGISFAVRQGEIFALLGTNGAGKTSTVELLEGLAAPSGGTVHVLGHDPYRERAAVRPRIGIMLQEGGFPSDLTVAETVRMWAGCTSDARPTGEALEQVGLGPRAHVRIKQLSGGERRRLDLALALLGRPEVLFLDEPTTGLDAEGRRDTWALVRELRDAGTTVVLTTHYLEEAESLADRLAIMNQGRIVLSGTPAEVTAARPARIRFVLPEDVAPGRIPLGLKAAAEGRRVEIRTHHLQDALGELLDWAREAGVRLDGLDARSASLEEAFLEIASRNDALETVR; from the coding sequence ATGACCAACGTGATCGAGGCCGACGTCCTCCGCCGGACCTACTCCGGCGGCTTCGAAGCCGTCAACGGGATCTCCTTCGCCGTCCGCCAGGGCGAGATCTTCGCCCTGCTCGGGACCAACGGAGCCGGCAAGACTTCCACGGTCGAGCTCCTCGAGGGCCTCGCCGCTCCCAGCGGCGGCACGGTCCACGTCCTCGGCCACGACCCGTACCGCGAACGCGCCGCCGTCCGGCCCCGGATCGGGATCATGCTCCAGGAGGGTGGATTCCCCTCCGACCTGACCGTGGCCGAGACCGTACGCATGTGGGCGGGCTGCACCAGCGACGCCCGGCCGACCGGTGAGGCACTGGAGCAGGTCGGCCTCGGCCCCCGCGCCCACGTGCGGATCAAGCAGCTCTCCGGCGGAGAGCGGCGGCGCCTCGACCTCGCGCTCGCCCTCCTCGGCCGCCCCGAGGTCCTCTTCCTCGACGAGCCGACCACCGGACTCGACGCCGAAGGCCGGCGCGACACCTGGGCGCTCGTGCGGGAGCTTCGGGACGCGGGCACGACCGTCGTCCTCACCACGCACTACCTGGAGGAGGCCGAGTCGCTCGCCGACCGGCTCGCGATCATGAACCAGGGCCGGATCGTGCTCTCGGGCACCCCGGCGGAGGTCACCGCCGCCCGGCCCGCCCGCATCCGCTTCGTCCTCCCCGAGGACGTGGCGCCCGGCCGGATCCCGCTCGGACTGAAGGCCGCCGCCGAGGGCCGGCGCGTGGAGATCCGTACGCACCACCTCCAGGACGCGCTCGGCGAACTCCTCGACTGGGCCCGCGAGGCCGGTGTGCGGCTGGACGGGCTCGACGCCCGCTCGGCCTCCCTCGAAGAGGCGTTCCTGGAGATCGCCTCCCGCAACGACGCCCTGGAGACTGTTCGATGA
- a CDS encoding N,N-dimethylformamidase beta subunit family domain-containing protein has translation MGAEQIRRWESGALAHAVSDPFGQGPLPWLRGSENYFDDTGQVVPWYADETLARGGGGGPRTADDVRSQIKGFASNGAVAPGEAIDFHITVDPPQQFSVDIYRIGHYAGDGAAKITTSPRLSGIVQPAPLTADRTVSCHHWWQSWRLQIPSFWSIGAYVAVLTTADGYRSHIPFTVRDNHPADLLLVLPDVTWQAYNLYPEDGRTGASLYHAWDEQGRLLGEKDAACTVSFDRPYAGAGLPLHVGHAYDFIRWAERYGYDIAYAETRDLHAGRVDPTRYRGLVFPGHDEYWSVPMRRTVELAREQGTSLVFLSANTMYWQVELGPSPSGVPDRLLTCRKRRGPGRPALWREIDRPEQQLLGIQYAGRVPEPHPLVVRNAEHWLWDATGAGDGDEIPGLVAGEADRYFPRTALPEHEGRILLAHSPYQDSEGALRHQETSLYRAPSGAWVFASGTFAWSPALDRPGHVDRRIQRATANLLDRICKRD, from the coding sequence ATGGGGGCGGAGCAGATCAGGCGGTGGGAATCGGGCGCGCTCGCCCACGCCGTCTCGGACCCCTTCGGGCAAGGGCCCCTGCCCTGGCTGCGCGGCTCGGAGAACTACTTCGACGACACCGGGCAGGTCGTCCCCTGGTACGCCGACGAGACCCTGGCCCGCGGTGGCGGCGGCGGCCCCCGCACCGCCGACGACGTCCGCAGCCAGATCAAGGGCTTCGCGTCCAACGGGGCCGTGGCCCCCGGCGAGGCGATCGATTTCCACATCACGGTGGACCCACCGCAGCAGTTCTCGGTCGACATCTACCGGATCGGTCATTACGCGGGCGACGGCGCCGCCAAGATCACCACCAGCCCGCGCCTCTCCGGCATCGTCCAGCCGGCCCCGCTGACCGCCGACCGGACCGTCTCCTGCCACCACTGGTGGCAGTCCTGGCGACTGCAGATCCCGTCCTTCTGGTCGATCGGCGCGTATGTCGCCGTGCTCACCACCGCCGACGGGTACCGCTCCCACATCCCTTTCACCGTCCGCGACAACCACCCCGCCGACCTCCTTCTCGTCCTCCCGGACGTGACCTGGCAGGCGTACAACCTCTACCCGGAGGACGGTCGCACCGGCGCGAGTCTCTACCACGCGTGGGACGAGCAGGGCCGCCTCCTCGGCGAGAAGGACGCGGCGTGCACGGTCTCCTTCGACCGCCCCTACGCGGGCGCCGGACTGCCCCTCCATGTCGGCCACGCCTACGACTTCATCCGCTGGGCCGAGCGGTACGGCTACGACATCGCCTACGCCGAGACCCGCGATCTGCACGCCGGCCGCGTCGACCCGACCCGCTACCGGGGCCTGGTCTTCCCCGGCCACGACGAGTACTGGTCCGTCCCCATGCGCCGGACCGTCGAGCTCGCCCGCGAGCAGGGCACCTCACTCGTCTTCCTCTCCGCCAACACCATGTACTGGCAGGTGGAGCTCGGCCCCTCACCGTCCGGGGTCCCCGACCGGCTCCTCACCTGCCGCAAGCGCCGAGGCCCCGGCCGCCCCGCCCTCTGGCGCGAGATCGACCGCCCGGAGCAGCAGCTGCTGGGGATCCAGTACGCGGGGCGGGTCCCGGAGCCGCACCCCCTGGTCGTACGGAACGCGGAGCACTGGCTCTGGGACGCGACCGGGGCCGGGGACGGGGACGAGATCCCGGGGCTCGTCGCGGGCGAGGCCGACCGGTACTTCCCGCGCACCGCGCTGCCCGAGCACGAGGGCCGGATCCTGCTCGCCCACTCGCCCTACCAGGACAGCGAAGGCGCCCTGCGCCACCAGGAGACCTCCCTCTACCGGGCCCCGTCCGGAGCCTGGGTCTTCGCCTCCGGCACCTTCGCCTGGTCACCCGCACTGGACCGGCCGGGCCATGTCGACCGGCGGATCCAGCGCGCCACCGCGAATCTCCTCGACCGCATCTGCAAGAGGGACTGA
- the purD gene encoding phosphoribosylamine--glycine ligase yields MKVLVIGGGAREHALCRSLSLDPDVTALYCAPGNAGIAEVAELHPVDQLDGAAVARLAADLQADLVVVGPEAPLVAGVADAVRAAGIPCFGPSEQAAQLEGSKAFAKDVMAGANVPTARSYVCTTAEEIDEALDAFGAPYVVKDDGLAAGKGVVVTSDLAEARAHALACGRVVIEEFLDGPEVSLFAITDGVTVLPLTPAQDFKRALDGDEGPNTGGMGAYSPLPWADPKLVDEVMDTVLQPTVDELRRRGTPFQGLLYAGLAMTSRGVRVIEFNARFGDPETQVVLARLRTPLASVLLNAANGTLDNEPPLNWRDDAAVTVVVASHNYPGTPRTGDPIEGLDEVAAQDAPHAYVLHAGTKRDGEAIVSAGGRVLSVTATGKDLAQARERAYAAVGRIRLDGSQHRTDIARKAAGE; encoded by the coding sequence GTGAAGGTCCTCGTCATCGGCGGCGGCGCCCGCGAACACGCCCTGTGCCGCTCTCTCTCCCTCGATCCCGACGTCACCGCTCTGTACTGCGCGCCCGGCAACGCCGGAATCGCGGAGGTCGCCGAGCTGCACCCCGTCGACCAACTGGACGGCGCCGCCGTCGCGCGGCTGGCCGCCGACCTCCAGGCGGATCTGGTCGTCGTCGGCCCGGAGGCCCCGCTCGTCGCGGGTGTCGCCGACGCCGTCCGCGCGGCCGGCATCCCCTGCTTCGGCCCGTCCGAGCAGGCGGCGCAGCTGGAGGGCTCCAAGGCGTTCGCCAAGGACGTCATGGCCGGGGCCAACGTCCCGACCGCCCGCAGCTACGTCTGCACCACCGCCGAGGAGATCGACGAGGCACTCGACGCCTTCGGCGCTCCGTACGTCGTCAAGGACGACGGCCTGGCGGCCGGCAAGGGCGTCGTGGTCACCTCCGACCTCGCCGAGGCCCGCGCCCACGCGCTCGCCTGCGGCCGGGTAGTCATCGAGGAGTTCCTGGACGGCCCCGAGGTCTCCCTCTTCGCGATCACCGACGGCGTCACCGTCCTCCCCCTCACCCCCGCGCAGGACTTCAAGCGCGCGCTCGACGGCGACGAGGGCCCGAACACCGGTGGCATGGGCGCCTACTCCCCGCTGCCCTGGGCCGACCCCAAGCTGGTCGACGAGGTCATGGACACCGTTCTGCAGCCGACGGTCGACGAGCTGCGCCGCCGCGGCACCCCGTTCCAGGGCCTGCTGTACGCGGGTCTGGCGATGACCAGCCGTGGCGTACGGGTCATCGAGTTCAACGCCCGCTTCGGCGACCCGGAGACCCAGGTCGTCCTGGCCCGGCTGCGGACCCCGCTGGCGAGCGTCCTGCTGAACGCGGCCAACGGCACCCTCGACAACGAGCCGCCGCTGAACTGGCGCGACGACGCGGCCGTGACCGTGGTCGTCGCCTCGCACAACTACCCGGGGACCCCTCGCACGGGCGACCCGATCGAGGGCCTCGACGAGGTCGCGGCGCAGGATGCCCCCCACGCGTACGTCCTGCACGCCGGGACGAAGCGCGACGGCGAGGCGATCGTCAGCGCCGGCGGCCGCGTCCTGTCGGTCACGGCGACCGGAAAGGACCTGGCGCAGGCCCGCGAGCGGGCGTACGCGGCGGTCGGCCGGATCCGTCTGGACGGCTCGCAGCACCGGACGGACATCGCGCGCAAGGCCGCGGGGGAGTGA
- a CDS encoding response regulator transcription factor: MTAGTVRVLLADDEHLIRGALAALLALEDDLVVVAQAATGPEALAMARAHRPDVAVLDLQMPGLDGVRVATSLRDELPDCRTMIVTSHGRPGHLKRALAAGVRGFVPKTVSAQRLAELIRTVHAGNRYVDPELAADAIAAGDSPLTAREAEVLEFAADGAPVAEIAERASLSPGTVRNYLSSAAAKLGAENRHTAVRLAREKGWV; this comes from the coding sequence GTGACCGCCGGCACCGTACGCGTCCTGCTCGCGGACGACGAGCACCTGATCCGGGGCGCCCTCGCCGCGCTCCTCGCCCTGGAGGACGACCTCGTCGTCGTCGCCCAGGCCGCCACCGGGCCCGAGGCGCTCGCGATGGCCCGCGCCCACCGCCCCGACGTCGCCGTCCTCGATCTGCAGATGCCGGGCCTCGACGGTGTGAGGGTCGCCACATCCCTCCGCGACGAACTGCCCGACTGCAGGACCATGATCGTGACCAGCCACGGCCGGCCCGGACACCTCAAGCGGGCGCTCGCGGCCGGCGTCCGGGGCTTCGTGCCCAAGACCGTGAGCGCCCAGCGGCTGGCCGAGCTCATCCGTACCGTGCACGCCGGAAACCGTTACGTGGACCCGGAGTTGGCGGCCGACGCGATCGCCGCCGGGGACTCCCCGCTGACCGCGCGCGAGGCCGAGGTGCTGGAGTTCGCGGCCGACGGGGCGCCCGTCGCGGAGATCGCCGAGCGGGCCTCGCTGTCGCCGGGAACGGTCCGGAACTACCTCTCCTCCGCCGCCGCGAAGCTCGGCGCCGAGAACCGTCATACGGCGGTGCGTCTCGCACGGGAGAAAGGTTGGGTATAG